The Nesterenkonia xinjiangensis genome contains a region encoding:
- a CDS encoding FtsK/SpoIIIE family DNA translocase: MATRTSPSRAASTDGRKKKSASAAASRAKTSKKSSTTAQDPERGNLAASALRGLWMAFATPVASAIRGMGRQVKVHPEDRRDGAALVFILLALVTAVVDWWGVRQHDHWSIAVVHNGTAGTFGWASALLPVVLLITAVRYIRHPQEHEGNGRVAIGLTLILCSAAGLAHLAHGMPALNAAFESMLASGGIIGYLATVPLASLITPYPVWAILSLVLLAGILVLTDTPLRRIPQRVAVAKGYLVGERPEPLPETKPLAEEASEDKSARKPRRSRAQQAAPAEEAEIFEDSEERPKKGLLSRILGTRSAGEAQEGEQFGSDSSADEASMAQAGDGAYDSPVLEEGTTPAAPAVPPGVRRPTAQELAIQRARGKAAESGQAPGTAGQEDAASEGARVQPAPQPAAAHAPQPAAVSPTAAPAETPAPASALPVRSEQLELAGDVTYTLPDQAILPSGPPPKEHTSANDEIVEALNQTFFQFKVDARVTGFSRGPTVTRYEVELTPGTKVEKVTSLEKNISLAVASNEVRILSPIPGKSAIGIEIPNKDKEVVALGDVLRSNAARKTEHPMVMGVGKDIEGGYVVANLAKMPHLLVAGATGAGKSAFVNSMVTSVLMRATPDEVRMVMVDPKRVELTAYEGVPHLVTPIITEPKKAAEALQWVVKEMDNRYDDLAHFGYKHVDDFNKAVRAGKIQLPPDSKRDLRPYPYLLVIVDELADLMMVAPRDVEDSIVRITQLARAAGIHLVLATQRPSVNVVTGLIKANVPSRMAFATSSATDSRVVLDSVGAEKLLGQGDALFLPMGMNKPMRVQGAWVNESEVHSVVEHVKSQLKAQYREDAVAAMEPKKREIDADIGDDLDLLLQATELVVTTQFGSTSMLQRKLRVGFAKAGRLMDLMESRGVVGPSEGSKARDVLVAPEELPGVLATLRGEEPPTAAPSEDPPEAYEGAPVDLEPAAGVATGIPAETGPTQAAPQQPAQVSEQARPASTEHAATGPVRPQPGRGAPPAGGSTMSGLSSADLIARDLAERTAALPEARDYHDGHDSTAAEDAWQLTGR; this comes from the coding sequence ATGGCGACACGTACTTCCCCCTCGCGCGCCGCCAGCACGGACGGACGAAAGAAGAAGTCCGCCTCAGCTGCTGCCAGCCGCGCGAAGACGTCGAAGAAGAGCTCCACCACCGCCCAGGACCCCGAACGGGGCAACCTGGCGGCCTCCGCCCTGCGCGGCCTCTGGATGGCCTTCGCCACTCCGGTGGCCTCCGCGATCCGCGGAATGGGCCGTCAGGTGAAGGTGCACCCCGAGGACCGTCGTGACGGCGCCGCGCTGGTGTTCATCCTGCTGGCGCTGGTCACCGCCGTCGTCGACTGGTGGGGTGTGCGCCAGCACGACCACTGGAGCATCGCCGTCGTGCACAACGGCACGGCGGGCACCTTCGGCTGGGCCTCGGCCCTGCTGCCCGTGGTGCTGCTGATCACCGCGGTGCGCTACATCCGTCATCCTCAGGAGCATGAGGGCAACGGCCGTGTCGCCATCGGTCTGACCCTCATCCTCTGCTCCGCGGCGGGCCTGGCCCACCTGGCCCACGGCATGCCCGCGCTCAACGCCGCCTTCGAATCGATGCTCGCCTCCGGGGGGATCATCGGCTACCTGGCCACCGTGCCGCTGGCCAGCCTCATCACCCCCTACCCGGTGTGGGCGATCCTCTCCCTGGTGCTGCTCGCCGGGATCCTGGTCCTCACCGACACCCCCCTGCGCCGCATCCCGCAGCGTGTCGCCGTGGCCAAGGGGTACCTGGTGGGCGAACGGCCCGAGCCGCTGCCCGAGACCAAGCCGCTGGCCGAGGAGGCTTCCGAGGACAAGAGCGCCCGGAAGCCACGCCGCTCCCGTGCCCAGCAGGCCGCACCGGCTGAGGAGGCCGAGATCTTCGAGGACTCTGAGGAGCGCCCGAAGAAGGGCCTGCTCTCCCGGATCCTCGGCACCAGGAGCGCCGGCGAGGCCCAGGAGGGGGAGCAGTTCGGCTCCGACTCGTCAGCCGACGAGGCCTCCATGGCGCAGGCCGGCGACGGCGCCTACGACAGCCCCGTCCTCGAAGAGGGCACCACGCCCGCCGCACCGGCCGTGCCTCCGGGCGTGCGACGCCCCACCGCCCAGGAGCTGGCCATCCAGCGTGCCCGTGGGAAGGCCGCCGAGTCCGGGCAGGCGCCCGGGACCGCAGGTCAGGAGGACGCCGCCTCCGAGGGTGCGCGCGTGCAGCCGGCGCCGCAGCCTGCTGCCGCTCACGCCCCTCAGCCGGCCGCCGTCAGTCCGACCGCGGCACCGGCCGAGACCCCGGCTCCTGCCTCGGCCCTGCCGGTGCGTTCGGAACAGCTCGAGCTGGCCGGAGACGTCACCTACACCCTGCCCGATCAGGCCATCCTGCCCTCCGGCCCGCCGCCGAAGGAGCACACCTCGGCCAACGACGAGATCGTCGAGGCCCTGAACCAGACCTTCTTCCAGTTCAAGGTCGACGCCCGGGTCACCGGCTTCTCCCGCGGTCCGACGGTCACCCGCTATGAGGTGGAGCTGACTCCGGGCACCAAGGTGGAGAAGGTCACCTCGCTGGAGAAGAACATCTCCCTGGCCGTGGCCTCGAACGAGGTCCGCATCCTCAGTCCCATCCCGGGCAAGTCGGCCATCGGCATCGAGATCCCGAACAAGGACAAGGAAGTCGTGGCCCTGGGCGACGTCCTGCGCTCCAACGCGGCGCGCAAGACCGAGCACCCGATGGTGATGGGCGTGGGCAAGGACATCGAGGGCGGCTATGTGGTGGCCAACCTGGCGAAGATGCCCCACCTGCTGGTGGCCGGAGCCACCGGTGCCGGAAAGTCAGCCTTCGTGAACTCGATGGTCACCTCGGTGCTCATGCGTGCCACCCCGGACGAGGTCCGCATGGTGATGGTGGATCCCAAGCGTGTGGAGCTCACCGCCTACGAGGGCGTGCCCCACCTGGTGACGCCCATCATCACCGAGCCGAAGAAGGCCGCGGAGGCGCTGCAGTGGGTGGTCAAGGAGATGGACAACCGCTACGACGACCTCGCCCACTTCGGCTACAAGCACGTCGACGACTTCAACAAGGCTGTGCGGGCCGGGAAGATCCAGCTGCCGCCGGACTCCAAACGGGACCTGCGGCCCTACCCGTACCTGCTGGTGATCGTCGATGAGCTCGCCGATCTGATGATGGTCGCCCCGCGCGACGTCGAGGACTCCATCGTCCGCATCACTCAGCTGGCCCGTGCCGCGGGCATCCACCTGGTGCTGGCCACCCAGCGCCCCTCGGTGAACGTGGTCACCGGCCTGATCAAGGCCAATGTGCCCTCCCGGATGGCCTTCGCGACCTCCTCGGCCACCGACTCCCGCGTGGTGCTGGACTCGGTGGGCGCGGAGAAGCTGCTCGGCCAGGGTGACGCCCTGTTCCTGCCGATGGGCATGAACAAGCCGATGCGTGTGCAGGGCGCCTGGGTCAACGAGTCCGAGGTCCACTCGGTGGTCGAGCATGTGAAGTCCCAGCTGAAGGCGCAGTACCGTGAGGACGCCGTCGCCGCCATGGAGCCGAAGAAGCGGGAGATCGACGCCGACATCGGTGACGACCTGGACCTGCTCCTGCAGGCCACCGAACTGGTGGTCACCACTCAGTTCGGCTCCACCTCGATGCTGCAGCGCAAGCTGCGCGTGGGCTTCGCCAAGGCAGGGCGGCTGATGGACCTGATGGAGTCCCGCGGCGTCGTGGGGCCCTCGGAGGGATCCAAGGCGCGCGATGTGCTGGTCGCCCCGGAGGAACTTCCCGGAGTGCTGGCGACCCTCCGTGGGGAGGAGCCTCCCACCGCGGCACCGTCCGAGGATCCTCCCGAAGCCTACGAGGGCGCCCCGGTGGACCTCGAGCCGGCGGCCGGCGTCGCGACCGGCATCCCTGCCGAGACCGGGCCCACGCAGGCCGCTCCGCAGCAGCCTGCCCAGGTCAGCGAGCAGGCCCGTCCGGCGAGCACCGAGCATGCGGCGACCGGCCCTGTGCGGCCGCAGCCCGGCCGGGGAGCGCCGCCCGCCGGGGGATCCACGATGTCCGGGCTGAGCTCGGCCGATCTGATCGCGCGGGACCTGGCCGAGCGCACTGCCGCGCTCCCCGAGGCGAGGGACTATCATGACGGGCACGACTCCACCGCCGCGGAGGACGCCTGGCAGCTCACCGGACGGTGA
- the pgsA gene encoding CDP-diacylglycerol--glycerol-3-phosphate 3-phosphatidyltransferase: MSSSTPDQPNPEEPPPVLNIANALTMLRIVLVPLFVWFLLLDAAPGAEGGLEATNGGWRWAAAGLFAAAMITDKIDGDLARARNLVTDFGKIADPIADKLLIGGGLVMLSVLGELPWWVTIVILARELGVTVLRMVVIRYGVIPASRGGKLKTVLQAAGLQLMLLPLVVIAGWLADVAFWIVMAALVVTVLTGVDYVLSALRLRRAAR, encoded by the coding sequence GTGAGCTCGTCCACCCCAGATCAGCCGAACCCCGAAGAACCGCCGCCGGTGCTGAACATCGCCAACGCGCTCACGATGCTGCGCATCGTGCTGGTGCCGCTGTTCGTCTGGTTCCTGCTGCTCGACGCCGCTCCCGGTGCCGAGGGCGGGCTGGAGGCGACCAACGGCGGCTGGCGCTGGGCCGCGGCAGGCCTGTTCGCCGCGGCCATGATCACCGACAAGATCGACGGAGACCTGGCCCGCGCGCGGAACCTCGTCACCGACTTCGGCAAGATCGCCGATCCCATCGCGGACAAGCTGCTCATCGGCGGTGGTCTGGTGATGCTCTCCGTGCTGGGCGAGCTGCCCTGGTGGGTGACCATCGTCATCCTGGCCCGGGAGCTGGGAGTCACGGTGCTGCGCATGGTGGTCATCCGATACGGCGTCATCCCCGCCTCCCGGGGAGGCAAGCTCAAGACCGTGCTGCAGGCGGCAGGGCTGCAGCTGATGCTGCTCCCGCTGGTGGTCATCGCCGGCTGGCTGGCCGACGTCGCATTCTGGATCGTGATGGCGGCCCTGGTCGTCACCGTGCTCACCGGCGTCGACTACGTGCTCTCGGCACTGCGGCTCCGTCGCGCGGCGCGCTGA
- a CDS encoding nicotinamide-nucleotide amidohydrolase family protein: MARGEPDAPEGSRGETAGGVEAHRQEPEPVRAHRPDPDVAHERWTQDGQDISGEAGQIADAAERRTDPVEIIQRCAHRGLTLATAESLTAGSLAARLADVPGASAALRGGVIAYCNAVKQRLLGVDEDLLESRGAVDPAVAASMARGAASATGSVLGVSTTGVAGPEPHEGKEVGTVYVGLACRKSAAQRFGLRLPEACEVDDHESSAEGAPDTEEDWISGAVLLDLDGDRAAIRDASVEAALKLVEELLLTEPPGFNDPR; encoded by the coding sequence ATGGCCCGAGGAGAGCCGGACGCCCCAGAAGGCAGCCGCGGGGAGACCGCCGGAGGCGTCGAGGCCCATCGGCAGGAGCCCGAACCCGTACGTGCCCACCGCCCCGACCCGGACGTGGCCCATGAGCGGTGGACCCAGGACGGCCAGGACATCTCCGGCGAGGCCGGGCAGATCGCGGACGCGGCCGAGCGGCGCACCGATCCTGTGGAGATCATCCAACGTTGCGCCCATCGCGGGCTCACCCTGGCCACGGCCGAGTCGCTGACCGCCGGCTCGCTGGCGGCCCGCCTGGCCGACGTCCCCGGTGCTTCTGCGGCGCTGCGCGGCGGAGTGATCGCGTACTGCAATGCGGTGAAACAGAGACTGCTGGGGGTGGACGAGGATCTGCTGGAGTCCCGTGGCGCCGTCGACCCCGCCGTCGCGGCGTCCATGGCTCGCGGGGCGGCCTCGGCGACCGGCTCCGTGCTGGGGGTCTCCACCACCGGCGTCGCGGGTCCGGAGCCTCATGAGGGCAAGGAGGTCGGCACCGTGTACGTGGGGCTGGCCTGCAGGAAGTCCGCCGCCCAGCGGTTCGGGCTGCGGCTGCCCGAGGCCTGCGAGGTCGACGATCATGAGTCCTCCGCCGAAGGGGCGCCCGACACGGAGGAGGACTGGATCTCGGGTGCGGTGCTGCTCGATCTCGACGGTGACCGGGCCGCCATCCGGGACGCTTCGGTGGAGGCAGCGCTTAAACTGGTGGAGGAGCTTCTGCTCACAGAACCTCCAGGATTCAACGATCCCCGCTAG
- a CDS encoding helix-turn-helix domain-containing protein, producing MVRQPVTVNGITRWKDLDLDAAPAAESKEAKAVVLRQEIGDVLRSIRQAEGRTLRDVSHGARVSLGYLSEVERGQKEASSELLASICAALDVPLSAMLGQVAERVAAAEGLHVPDTVPTEFQREFGHGVVPDGIPEEFTQEEFARSCG from the coding sequence ATGGTGAGACAGCCAGTCACCGTCAACGGCATCACCCGTTGGAAAGACCTGGACCTCGACGCCGCACCGGCGGCCGAGTCCAAGGAGGCCAAGGCTGTGGTCCTGCGCCAGGAGATCGGAGATGTCCTGCGCAGCATCCGGCAGGCCGAAGGTCGCACGCTGCGTGACGTCTCGCACGGCGCGCGCGTCTCGCTGGGCTACCTGTCCGAGGTCGAACGCGGACAGAAGGAAGCCTCGTCCGAGCTGTTGGCCTCGATCTGCGCCGCGCTCGACGTGCCGCTCTCGGCGATGCTGGGCCAGGTGGCCGAGCGCGTCGCAGCGGCTGAAGGGCTGCATGTGCCGGACACCGTGCCCACCGAGTTCCAGCGCGAGTTCGGCCACGGCGTGGTGCCCGACGGCATCCCCGAGGAGTTCACCCAGGAGGAGTTCGCCCGCAGCTGCGGCTGA
- a CDS encoding MarR family winged helix-turn-helix transcriptional regulator: MDTPERPALVRELEREFNRLFVRRRFNALQLARRIDPEIEPASYSVLATLQNEGPARMTSIARHLGIGKPTLSRQLTTLVSRGWVSKETDPADGRAQTVSLTAEGRERLETAQQERADRYLMMLQAWSQDEIETLSTLVAKLNRTYAEHDPAGPGLPRSDQDPQGSAQPSAGDGAAIGDE; this comes from the coding sequence ATGGATACGCCCGAGCGCCCTGCCCTGGTCCGCGAGCTGGAGCGTGAGTTCAACCGGCTCTTCGTACGTCGTCGGTTCAACGCCCTGCAGCTCGCCCGTCGGATCGACCCGGAGATCGAACCTGCCTCCTATTCGGTGCTGGCCACCCTGCAGAACGAAGGCCCCGCGCGGATGACCTCCATCGCGCGGCATCTGGGGATCGGCAAGCCCACGCTCTCCCGGCAGCTGACCACTCTGGTCTCTCGCGGGTGGGTCAGCAAGGAGACCGATCCCGCCGACGGCCGGGCCCAGACCGTCTCGCTGACCGCGGAGGGTCGTGAGCGCCTCGAGACCGCTCAGCAGGAGCGTGCTGACCGCTACCTGATGATGCTCCAGGCCTGGAGCCAGGACGAGATCGAGACCCTCAGCACCCTGGTCGCCAAGCTGAACCGCACCTATGCGGAGCATGACCCGGCCGGCCCGGGTCTGCCCAGATCAGACCAGGATCCGCAGGGCAGCGCCCAGCCCTCCGCCGGGGATGGCGCCGCCATCGGAGACGAATGA
- a CDS encoding DUF3046 domain-containing protein — MQLSRFWFLMEGEFGSGYARVLAGSLVLSGYQKTASEALEAGVRPRDVWDAVCDQQEVPETRRLGRDIPPKR, encoded by the coding sequence ATGCAGCTGAGCAGATTCTGGTTCCTCATGGAGGGTGAGTTCGGCTCCGGCTATGCGCGCGTGCTGGCGGGCTCGCTCGTGCTCAGCGGCTATCAGAAGACGGCCTCCGAAGCCCTCGAGGCCGGAGTGAGGCCGCGCGACGTCTGGGATGCGGTCTGCGATCAGCAGGAGGTCCCCGAGACGCGGCGGCTCGGCCGAGACATTCCACCGAAGCGCTGA
- the recA gene encoding recombinase RecA, whose amino-acid sequence MAVSPDREKSLEAALAQIDKQYGKGSVMRLGDETRAPIETISTSSIAMDAALGIGGFPRGRVVEIYGPESSGKTTVALHAVANAQKNGGIAAFIDAEHALDPTYAEKLGVDTDALLVSQPDTGEQALEIMDMLVSSGSLDIVVIDSVAALVPRAEIEGEMGDSHVGLQARLMSQALRKIAGRLSQTKTTAIFINQLREKIGVFFGSPETTSGGKALKFYSSVRVDVRRIETLKEGTNAVGNRTRAKIVKNKMAPPFKQAEFDILYGEGISREGGLIDVGVENGLVKKSGAWFTYDGDQLGQGKEKARHFLKDNPDLADEIERRIREKLGIIGPPSEEDGPSLKAVDGPA is encoded by the coding sequence ATGGCAGTCAGCCCAGACCGGGAGAAGTCGCTCGAAGCGGCCCTGGCCCAGATCGACAAGCAGTACGGCAAGGGATCGGTGATGCGGCTCGGGGATGAGACCCGAGCCCCGATCGAGACCATCTCCACTTCGTCCATCGCCATGGATGCCGCGCTCGGCATCGGTGGCTTCCCTCGCGGACGAGTCGTCGAGATCTATGGCCCGGAGTCCTCCGGCAAGACCACCGTGGCGCTGCATGCGGTGGCCAATGCACAGAAGAACGGCGGCATCGCGGCGTTCATCGACGCGGAGCACGCCCTGGATCCCACCTACGCCGAGAAGCTGGGGGTGGACACCGACGCCCTGCTGGTCTCCCAGCCGGACACCGGTGAGCAGGCCCTGGAGATCATGGACATGCTGGTCTCCTCGGGGTCGCTGGACATCGTCGTCATCGACTCCGTGGCCGCACTCGTGCCGCGCGCCGAGATCGAGGGCGAAATGGGCGACAGCCACGTCGGCCTGCAGGCCCGGCTGATGTCCCAGGCGCTGCGCAAGATCGCCGGGCGGCTGTCCCAGACCAAGACCACCGCCATCTTCATCAACCAGCTTCGGGAGAAGATCGGAGTGTTCTTCGGTTCACCGGAGACGACCTCCGGCGGCAAGGCGCTGAAGTTCTACTCCTCGGTCCGGGTGGACGTGCGCCGCATCGAGACCCTCAAGGAGGGGACGAACGCGGTCGGCAACCGCACCCGCGCCAAGATCGTGAAGAACAAGATGGCCCCGCCGTTCAAGCAGGCCGAGTTCGACATCCTCTATGGCGAGGGGATCTCTCGTGAAGGCGGGCTGATCGACGTCGGCGTGGAGAACGGTCTGGTGAAGAAGTCCGGCGCCTGGTTCACTTATGACGGTGATCAGCTGGGTCAGGGCAAGGAGAAGGCGCGTCACTTCCTCAAGGACAATCCGGACCTCGCCGATGAGATCGAGCGTCGGATCCGGGAGAAGCTGGGCATCATCGGCCCGCCGTCCGAGGAGGACGGCCCCTCGCTGAAGGCCGTCGACGGCCCCGCCTGA
- a CDS encoding regulatory protein RecX, which translates to MSASEDPASAPQTEDHQRDTIDALKEALARIEAGDSPSSFDPAEESAPVGSGSATAPASGSPAEPPLSLGTEAPDEGDERDRARNLVLRKLTGSAKSRHQLAEALREKEFSQEVITSVLDRLEEVQLIDDAAFARMWIRTRHETRGLGRSALRRELKDRGIAEETAEEALEQLSDADEASAARELIAKKMRGVTVPPGQDAAARKEREKHTRRLVSMLARRGHSPGAAFQLVREALDEHTAGGAGV; encoded by the coding sequence ATGAGTGCCAGCGAGGATCCCGCGTCCGCACCTCAGACCGAGGACCACCAGCGGGACACCATCGATGCGTTGAAGGAGGCCCTCGCCCGGATCGAGGCGGGGGACTCGCCGTCGTCCTTTGATCCGGCAGAGGAGTCCGCCCCCGTCGGGTCTGGGTCGGCGACGGCTCCGGCGTCAGGCTCCCCGGCGGAGCCTCCTCTGTCCCTGGGCACGGAGGCTCCCGATGAAGGGGACGAGCGTGACCGGGCGCGGAATCTGGTGCTGCGCAAGCTCACCGGCTCCGCCAAGAGCCGCCACCAGCTGGCTGAGGCGCTCCGTGAGAAGGAGTTCTCCCAGGAGGTCATCACGTCGGTGCTGGACCGCCTGGAAGAGGTCCAGCTGATCGATGACGCCGCCTTCGCCCGGATGTGGATCCGCACCCGCCACGAGACCCGCGGTCTCGGACGCAGCGCGCTGCGTCGGGAGCTCAAGGACCGCGGCATCGCCGAGGAGACGGCCGAGGAGGCCCTGGAGCAGCTCAGCGACGCTGATGAGGCCTCGGCCGCCAGGGAACTGATCGCCAAGAAGATGCGTGGGGTGACCGTGCCGCCGGGGCAGGACGCCGCCGCCCGCAAGGAGCGGGAGAAGCACACTCGCCGCCTGGTGTCCATGCTCGCGCGGCGCGGCCACAGCCCCGGTGCGGCGTTCCAGCTGGTCCGTGAAGCGCTGGATGAGCACACCGCCGGTGGTGCGGGCGTGTGA
- the miaB gene encoding tRNA (N6-isopentenyl adenosine(37)-C2)-methylthiotransferase MiaB — protein MTETTLDRTQPASAREPSGEQPGKVRTYDVRTFGCQMNVHDSERISGLLENAGYIAAEEHATPDLVVFNTCAVRENADNKLYGHLGNLRATKRDHEGMQIAVGGCLAQKDQNAVLEKAPWVDVVFGTHNIGSLPTLLERSRHNQDAQIEILESLETFPSTLPTKRDAVYSGWVSISVGCNNTCTFCIVPSLRGKERDRRPGEILAEVQALVEDGAVEVTLLGQNVNTYGVEFGDRGAFAKLLRACGEIEGLERVRFTSPHPASFTDDVIDAMAETPNVMPQLHMPLQSGSDTVLKSMRRSYRSKKFLGILDKVRARMPHAAVTTDIIVGFPGETEEDFQDTMRVVEASRFCSAFTFQYSARPGTPAATMEDQIPKQVVQERFERLIALQNRITAEENQRQIGTVQELLVTADSGSKGSETGRRSGRAPDNRLVHFSVPTGAPEPRPGDFVTVSITDAGSYHLLADPTSVDEFRLRRSRAGDAWDRAQAESCGVGTTQVGGEQPGAVSLGMPTLRPNG, from the coding sequence ATGACCGAGACGACCCTGGACCGCACACAGCCGGCGTCGGCCCGCGAGCCCTCGGGCGAGCAGCCGGGGAAGGTCCGCACCTACGACGTGCGCACCTTCGGCTGCCAGATGAACGTCCACGACTCCGAACGCATCTCCGGGCTCCTGGAGAACGCCGGCTACATCGCCGCGGAGGAGCACGCCACTCCGGACCTCGTCGTCTTCAACACCTGCGCAGTGCGGGAGAACGCGGACAACAAGCTCTACGGGCACCTCGGAAACCTGCGCGCCACCAAGCGTGACCACGAGGGCATGCAGATCGCAGTCGGCGGCTGTCTGGCACAGAAGGACCAGAACGCGGTGCTGGAGAAGGCCCCGTGGGTCGACGTCGTGTTCGGGACCCACAACATCGGCTCGCTGCCGACGCTGCTGGAACGCTCCCGGCACAACCAGGACGCGCAGATCGAGATCCTGGAGTCCCTGGAGACCTTCCCCTCCACACTTCCCACCAAGCGTGATGCGGTCTACTCCGGCTGGGTGTCCATCTCCGTGGGCTGCAACAACACCTGCACGTTCTGCATCGTGCCCTCGCTGCGAGGCAAGGAACGTGACCGGCGGCCCGGCGAGATCCTCGCCGAGGTGCAGGCGCTGGTCGAGGACGGAGCCGTGGAGGTGACCCTGCTCGGGCAGAACGTGAACACCTACGGGGTCGAATTCGGTGACCGTGGGGCCTTTGCGAAGCTGCTGCGCGCCTGCGGGGAGATCGAGGGCCTCGAACGCGTCCGCTTCACCAGTCCGCACCCGGCCTCCTTCACCGACGACGTCATCGACGCCATGGCGGAGACGCCCAACGTGATGCCGCAGCTGCACATGCCGCTGCAGTCCGGCTCGGACACCGTGCTGAAGTCCATGCGACGGTCGTACCGGTCCAAGAAGTTCCTCGGGATCCTGGACAAGGTCCGCGCACGGATGCCGCACGCGGCCGTCACCACTGACATCATCGTGGGCTTTCCCGGCGAGACCGAGGAAGACTTCCAGGACACCATGCGCGTGGTCGAGGCATCCCGCTTCTGCTCCGCCTTCACCTTCCAGTACTCGGCCCGCCCCGGCACACCGGCGGCCACCATGGAGGACCAGATCCCCAAGCAGGTGGTCCAGGAGCGCTTCGAGCGACTGATCGCGCTGCAGAACCGCATCACCGCGGAGGAGAACCAGCGGCAGATCGGCACCGTGCAGGAGCTGCTGGTCACCGCAGACTCCGGGTCCAAGGGGTCAGAGACGGGACGACGCTCCGGCCGGGCCCCGGACAACCGTCTGGTGCACTTCTCCGTGCCCACCGGCGCACCGGAGCCACGCCCGGGGGACTTCGTGACCGTGTCCATCACCGACGCGGGCTCCTATCACCTGCTGGCCGATCCGACGTCCGTCGACGAGTTCAGGCTGCGGCGTTCCCGGGCCGGCGACGCCTGGGACCGCGCACAGGCCGAGTCCTGCGGCGTGGGCACGACGCAGGTGGGCGGGGAGCAGCCCGGGGCCGTCTCCCTGGGCATGCCGACGCTGCGCCCGAACGGCTGA
- the miaA gene encoding tRNA (adenosine(37)-N6)-dimethylallyltransferase MiaA, translated as MAAAQSELPLIVVVGATATGKSALGVELAHRLGGEVVNADSMQLYRGMDIGTAKVTDEERRGVTHHLLDVLDVTQEASVAVYRQRAREIIAEIRGRGRVPVLVGGSGLYVRAVIDSIEFPPTDPQVRSVLTQRLEDAGSDPLREELREVDPESAAAIQDDRRLVRALEVVRLTGRSFSSFMPQRLHEPQLEPVRQIGLRMPRALLRERIETRVQRMAAGGLLEEVRTLALAGLREGRTASRAIGYQQFLAVLDGQLTQSEAIEETVASTRRFAKRQDTWFRADPRISWLDVDMDAEDVVGELAERAQVTLQEAERSPRR; from the coding sequence GTGGCCGCCGCGCAGTCGGAGCTGCCGCTGATCGTCGTCGTCGGCGCCACCGCCACCGGCAAGTCGGCGCTCGGCGTGGAGCTGGCCCATCGACTCGGCGGAGAGGTCGTCAATGCTGACTCCATGCAGCTCTACCGAGGAATGGACATCGGGACCGCCAAGGTGACCGACGAGGAGCGCCGCGGGGTGACGCATCACCTGCTCGACGTCCTCGATGTCACCCAGGAGGCCTCGGTGGCCGTCTACCGGCAGCGGGCCCGAGAGATCATTGCTGAGATCCGGGGACGCGGCCGAGTGCCTGTGCTGGTCGGAGGGTCCGGGCTCTACGTGCGGGCCGTCATCGACTCCATCGAGTTCCCGCCCACTGACCCGCAGGTGCGCAGTGTGCTCACCCAGCGTCTCGAGGACGCCGGGTCGGATCCGCTGCGGGAGGAGCTGCGGGAGGTCGATCCCGAGTCGGCAGCCGCCATCCAGGATGACCGCCGTCTGGTCCGGGCCCTGGAGGTCGTTCGGCTGACCGGACGCAGCTTCTCCTCCTTCATGCCGCAGCGGCTCCACGAGCCCCAGCTGGAACCGGTGCGGCAGATCGGTCTGCGCATGCCCCGCGCTCTGCTTCGCGAGCGCATCGAGACGCGCGTGCAGCGGATGGCTGCCGGCGGGCTGCTCGAGGAGGTCCGCACACTGGCCCTCGCCGGGCTGCGCGAGGGTCGGACGGCCTCCCGGGCCATCGGATATCAGCAGTTCCTCGCCGTCCTGGATGGTCAGCTCACCCAGAGTGAGGCGATCGAGGAGACCGTGGCCTCCACCCGACGCTTCGCGAAGCGCCAGGACACCTGGTTTCGCGCCGATCCTCGAATCAGCTGGCTGGATGTGGACATGGACGCCGAGGACGTCGTCGGGGAGCTGGCGGAGCGGGCACAGGTCACGTTGCAGGAAGCGGAGCGCAGCCCCAGACGTTGA